A genomic region of Papaver somniferum cultivar HN1 chromosome 7, ASM357369v1, whole genome shotgun sequence contains the following coding sequences:
- the LOC113294227 gene encoding F-box protein At3g07870-like: MGNFNMLPKEIMLEIFSRVPAESVLECKSVSKSWRNLLQHPSFPQMHLNHLNDFDAAHDSGNLSLIFYTKWLDKEPFYYTEYDENLNRFTRTTRINVRPPFEYYDILHSCNGLVCFSAYLGNCHNMQPAYICNPITREYTVIPKFEGKEFLAGFGYSPSTNEYKVVRISRDMGDPNFGIVQRNESNLQVIWSNEFSNCYGRPISFTKSGGLLCYDLRDNNVYRYAPKASSSRVLVNFDKKFTVGVPHKNTVVSLKSLEEENTELLNSGERARYSWGPNEQEAATISQRNRRKKKIS, encoded by the exons ATGGGGAACTTTAATATGCTCCCAAAAGAGATCATGTTAGAAATCTTCTCCCGTGTACCAGCCGAGTCTGTTCTAGAATGCAAATCGGTATCAAAATCGTGGAGAAATCTGCTTCAACATCCATCCTTCCCACAGATGCACCTGAATCATCTCAATGATTTTGATGCTGCTCATGATTCGGGTAATTTGAGTTTGATATTCTATACGAAATGGTTAGATAAAGAACCGTTTTATTATACCGAGTATGATGAGAATTTAAACCGTTTTACTAGAACAACAAGGATCAATGTCAGACCTCCATTTGAGTATTATGATATCCTTCATTCGTGTAATGGTTTAGTTTGTTTCAGTGCATACCTTGGAAATTGCCACAATATGCAACCTGCTTATATCTGTAATCCCATCACAAGAGAGTATACTGTGATTCCAAAATTTGAAGGAAAAGAATTCTTAGCTGGATTTGGTTACAGTCCttcaaccaatgagtacaaggttgttagaaTCAGTAGAGACATGGGAGACCCAAATTTTGGAATTGTTCAG AGGAACGAAAGTAATCTTCAAGTGATTTGGAGCAATGAGTTTAGTAATTGCTATGGCAGGCCAATCAGCTTTACAAAGAGCGGTGGGCTTTTATGCTACGATCTTCGTGATAATAATGTGTATCGGTATGCTCCAAAAGCTTCTTCTTCCAGAGTGCTTGTGAATTTCGATAAGAAGTTTACTGTTGGAGTCCCTCACAAGAACACCGTAGTGTCACTGAAatcattggaagaagaaaatacgGAACTATTGAATTCAGGTGAAAGAGCAAGATATAGCTGGGGCCCTAATGAACAAGAAGCAGCAACCATTAGCCAACGgaacagaagaaagaaaaagatctCTTAA